The Planococcus versutus genome contains a region encoding:
- a CDS encoding class I SAM-dependent methyltransferase, protein MGREFVEIFDDWVHTYDDSVNGKDEEYKDVFFNYNEILQAVADAATSPVVEFGIGTGNLAEKLLKRDLAVVGVEPNQAMRKVTAQKLPNLEVVDGDFLEFETASSPTSFVSSYAFHHLTDAEKAQAFQLYAKKLPAGGKVIFADTVFDSEQSKKKMIEFEQARGHVNLVEDLNREHYTTVPKIEELITQAGLAVKLSKMNTYVYLIEATKQ, encoded by the coding sequence ATGGGGCGTGAATTTGTAGAAATATTTGATGACTGGGTGCATACATACGATGACTCGGTAAATGGAAAAGACGAAGAATATAAAGATGTGTTCTTTAACTATAATGAAATTTTGCAAGCTGTTGCAGATGCGGCAACCAGTCCGGTAGTGGAATTTGGTATTGGGACGGGCAACTTGGCCGAAAAACTGCTTAAGCGTGATTTAGCGGTCGTTGGCGTCGAACCCAATCAAGCTATGAGAAAAGTAACAGCTCAAAAACTACCGAATTTAGAAGTAGTAGACGGAGATTTCCTTGAATTTGAAACAGCAAGTTCACCGACTAGTTTTGTTAGTTCTTATGCATTTCATCATTTAACCGATGCAGAAAAAGCACAAGCTTTCCAACTATACGCTAAAAAATTACCTGCCGGAGGCAAAGTGATTTTTGCAGACACGGTCTTTGATTCAGAACAAAGCAAGAAAAAAATGATTGAATTTGAACAAGCGCGAGGTCATGTGAATCTTGTAGAAGACTTGAATCGAGAACATTACACAACTGTTCCTAAAATAGAAGAACTCATCACGCAAGCAGGGCTTGCTGTGAAATTATCAAAAATGAATACGTACGTTTATTTGATAGAAGCAACTAAACAATAA
- a CDS encoding YczE/YyaS/YitT family protein: MKRAFFFRWLFFIVGLIVLALGFAMTIKGSRLGIGPWDVLHVGLYLNFGWTIGTWSVIAGFTLIAITAFFTRKIPQIGTFLNMVLIGLFIDIFNFLIPDITTLVGQVLILSAGIVISGYGVGLYVSPKIGAGPRDSLMMLLVDKTGLSISIVRAGIEVGVALLGWLLGGPVGIGTIAVALLTGRIVQQSLPQFERLLVTLIGDKKKLPPVLKV; the protein is encoded by the coding sequence ATGAAGCGTGCATTTTTTTTCCGATGGTTATTTTTTATCGTGGGATTGATTGTTTTGGCTCTTGGGTTTGCGATGACCATTAAAGGCAGCAGGTTGGGCATCGGGCCATGGGATGTTTTGCATGTCGGTCTATACTTGAATTTTGGATGGACCATTGGAACCTGGTCTGTTATTGCCGGATTTACCCTCATTGCCATAACAGCATTTTTTACACGAAAAATACCACAAATTGGTACTTTCTTGAATATGGTATTAATCGGTCTTTTTATTGATATCTTTAATTTTTTAATTCCAGACATCACGACCTTAGTTGGACAAGTGTTAATCTTGTCGGCAGGAATTGTGATTTCAGGTTATGGCGTTGGTTTATATGTATCTCCTAAGATTGGAGCGGGGCCACGTGACAGCTTGATGATGCTACTGGTTGATAAAACGGGGCTCAGCATAAGTATTGTTCGCGCAGGAATTGAAGTGGGCGTCGCATTACTAGGGTGGCTGCTAGGTGGACCTGTGGGCATTGGAACGATTGCTGTTGCGCTACTGACCGGTCGAATTGTCCAGCAATCCTTGCCGCAATTCGAGCGATTATTAGTGACACTGATTGGTGATAAAAAAAAATTACCCCCAGTGCTTAAAGTTTAG
- the ybaK gene encoding Cys-tRNA(Pro) deacylase: MAKKIAKTNAARILDKEKIPYELLYYTIEDGKVDGVSVAGKIGYPPERVYKTLVASGASKQAYVFVIPVAEELDLKKAAKAASEKKMEMVSVKEILSLTGYVRGGCSPVGMKKPFPTFVSIEAERLSELIVSAGKIGMQLKLAPSELLFVTKGQFAELTTTSQ; the protein is encoded by the coding sequence ATGGCGAAGAAAATCGCGAAAACAAATGCTGCACGCATACTCGATAAAGAAAAAATTCCTTACGAGTTGCTCTATTACACAATCGAAGACGGCAAAGTAGATGGAGTGTCTGTAGCTGGTAAAATCGGTTATCCTCCAGAACGTGTCTATAAAACACTTGTCGCTTCTGGTGCATCTAAACAAGCATATGTTTTCGTCATTCCCGTAGCAGAAGAGCTCGACTTAAAAAAAGCAGCAAAAGCAGCTAGCGAAAAGAAAATGGAAATGGTTTCTGTAAAAGAAATTTTATCGTTAACCGGCTATGTTCGAGGCGGATGTTCGCCTGTTGGAATGAAAAAGCCTTTTCCAACTTTTGTTTCCATCGAAGCAGAGCGATTGTCTGAGTTAATTGTGTCAGCCGGTAAAATCGGCATGCAACTAAAACTGGCACCATCAGAACTTCTGTTTGTCACAAAAGGCCAGTTTGCTGAATTGACCACGACCAGTCAATAA
- a CDS encoding DNA topoisomerase III, whose product MKSIVLAEKPSVARDIARVLGCEQKGNGYLEGKQYIVTWALGHLVTHAQPEQYNNDFKEWKMDTLPIIPKPFKLVPIKQSMKQFNAVKSQLQRGDVKEIIIATDAGREGELVARWILEKTNTHKPVKRLWISSVTDKAIKDGFNNLKDGRVYENLYAAAVARAEADWVVGINATRALTVKYNAQLSTGRVQTPTLAMIAEREKQIRNFQPKPYYGMQAVTDQAAFTWTDGNSTQSFDKEKIDKLFTKLENTHEGTVTDIKITPKRQPAPPLFDLTELQKEAYKRYSWSAKETLNTLQGLYERYKIVTYPRTDSKHLTSDMRDTLKDRVKAVQVGPYRSLSAMILKNPVAPQKGIIDDAKVSDHHAIIPTEETPPLHDLSDKEHKLYDMIVKRFLAVFYPQYEFDQTTVKLTAGGETFQAKGNTVRNEGWKRIYKDEDDSSDTTLPAFEKNQKLTLKGIALTDGKTKPPAFFNEGTLLGAMENPAQFMSGETKEVIQTLGEVGGLGTVATRADVIDKLFNTFLIEKKGKDLTITSKGRQLLELVPEDLKSPKLTADWEQQLTKIAKGQMKKEQFMKEMIAFSENSVSAIKKSDKKFKHDNITGKMCPDCGKPLLEVNGKRGKMNVCQDRECGYKKQIAMQTNARCPNCHKKLEMQGEGDGKIFVCKCGHREKLSAFEKRKKSGQSKANKKDVNKYMNQQDEAPQNTAMADALKKLLGQTE is encoded by the coding sequence ATGAAATCAATCGTTTTAGCAGAAAAGCCATCCGTCGCACGTGACATTGCGCGTGTATTAGGGTGCGAACAAAAAGGCAACGGCTATTTAGAAGGCAAACAGTATATCGTCACGTGGGCACTCGGCCATTTGGTGACGCATGCGCAGCCAGAGCAATACAACAACGATTTTAAAGAATGGAAAATGGATACTTTGCCGATTATTCCAAAACCATTTAAATTGGTGCCAATCAAACAATCGATGAAACAATTTAATGCCGTTAAATCTCAATTGCAGCGCGGCGATGTCAAAGAAATCATCATCGCAACAGATGCTGGCCGCGAAGGTGAACTTGTCGCCCGTTGGATTTTAGAAAAAACCAATACACACAAACCCGTTAAACGGTTATGGATTTCATCGGTTACCGACAAAGCCATCAAAGACGGTTTTAATAACTTAAAAGACGGACGCGTCTACGAAAATCTTTACGCAGCAGCTGTAGCACGCGCAGAAGCGGATTGGGTTGTCGGCATTAACGCAACACGCGCACTAACTGTTAAATACAATGCGCAATTATCAACAGGGCGCGTACAAACGCCAACGCTTGCCATGATTGCAGAACGTGAAAAACAAATTCGCAACTTTCAGCCGAAACCTTACTACGGCATGCAAGCAGTTACGGACCAAGCAGCATTTACATGGACAGACGGCAACTCCACACAGTCTTTTGATAAAGAAAAAATCGACAAGCTATTCACCAAACTTGAAAACACACACGAAGGCACAGTGACGGACATTAAAATCACGCCGAAACGTCAGCCGGCACCACCTTTATTCGACTTGACTGAACTGCAAAAAGAAGCTTATAAGCGCTATAGCTGGTCGGCGAAAGAAACACTTAACACGCTTCAAGGGTTATATGAGCGCTATAAAATCGTCACGTATCCGCGGACGGACTCGAAGCATTTGACGAGTGATATGCGCGATACGTTAAAAGATCGTGTGAAAGCGGTGCAAGTCGGACCGTACCGCAGTTTGTCGGCAATGATTTTGAAAAATCCAGTGGCACCGCAAAAAGGCATTATTGATGACGCGAAAGTGTCTGATCACCACGCCATTATTCCGACAGAAGAAACGCCGCCACTACACGATTTATCCGACAAAGAGCATAAATTATACGACATGATCGTTAAACGTTTCCTTGCAGTATTTTATCCGCAATACGAATTTGATCAAACGACGGTCAAGCTAACGGCTGGAGGCGAAACGTTCCAAGCGAAAGGCAATACCGTTCGCAACGAAGGCTGGAAACGCATTTATAAAGATGAAGATGATAGTAGCGACACGACGTTGCCTGCGTTTGAAAAAAACCAAAAGCTGACGCTCAAAGGCATTGCATTAACCGATGGCAAAACCAAGCCACCTGCATTTTTCAATGAAGGAACGTTACTTGGTGCCATGGAAAATCCGGCACAGTTTATGAGTGGTGAAACTAAAGAAGTCATTCAAACTTTGGGCGAAGTTGGGGGACTTGGTACAGTAGCCACACGAGCTGATGTCATTGATAAATTATTCAATACGTTCCTGATCGAGAAAAAAGGCAAGGATTTGACGATTACGTCAAAAGGACGCCAATTGTTGGAGCTTGTTCCTGAAGACTTAAAGTCACCGAAACTTACTGCTGATTGGGAACAGCAACTAACGAAAATTGCGAAAGGTCAAATGAAAAAAGAACAATTTATGAAAGAAATGATCGCTTTTTCCGAGAATTCAGTGTCAGCTATTAAAAAGAGCGATAAGAAATTCAAACACGATAACATCACTGGCAAAATGTGCCCAGATTGCGGCAAGCCACTGCTTGAAGTCAACGGTAAGCGTGGCAAGATGAACGTCTGCCAAGACCGCGAATGTGGCTACAAAAAACAAATCGCGATGCAAACCAATGCACGTTGTCCGAATTGCCATAAGAAGTTAGAAATGCAAGGCGAAGGCGATGGCAAAATTTTTGTTTGCAAATGCGGTCACCGTGAAAAACTGTCAGCATTTGAAAAACGTAAAAAGTCCGGCCAATCAAAAGCGAATAAAAAAGACGTCAATAAATACATGAATCAACAAGACGAAGCACCACAAAATACAGCGATGGCAGACGCATTAAAAAAATTATTAGGTCAAACCGAATAG
- a CDS encoding nuclease-related domain-containing protein has translation MYLDSIPIHSDSTSNNFKFHLHNTHILAILKVISHKGEDRLIIKTRTKPPEIFQLESLLQRTPTSHPQHAHWTEKLRRITAGYHGELRVDSFWHEIELSLPHYFIHDLFIQKEKSSHQIDSVLVTSRFVLALEIKSISGLLNFDPTLRQFSRTNKDGTIDGMHNPDDQLRRHEKWLEQFLRKQRIQLPVVGAIIFTYPSSVIQSRAGSRIMIQSSGLPHLMEQLAIRYPRDILSKKKTETLAQNILTLHSIKPFISLGLTDSFSPGVLCPNCPRCVLHYRGGKWRCQDCQHFDLIAHLDALRQYRSLVKPTISNREFRDFTGITSPSIASKLLTSTKMPYHGSFKDRQYVIPEVF, from the coding sequence GTGTATTTGGACAGTATTCCAATCCACTCCGACAGTACTTCCAATAACTTCAAATTCCACTTGCACAACACGCACATTCTAGCTATATTAAAAGTAATTTCACATAAAGGAGAGGATCGATTGATCATTAAAACGCGCACCAAGCCCCCTGAAATTTTCCAACTGGAAAGTTTGCTTCAACGAACACCCACTAGTCATCCACAACATGCCCACTGGACAGAAAAACTTCGACGCATTACAGCCGGATACCACGGTGAATTGCGCGTAGACTCCTTTTGGCACGAAATTGAGCTCTCGTTGCCGCATTATTTCATCCACGACTTATTCATCCAAAAAGAGAAGTCTTCCCATCAAATTGATAGTGTTCTTGTGACTAGTCGATTTGTATTGGCTTTGGAAATCAAAAGCATTTCCGGCTTACTCAATTTCGATCCTACCTTAAGGCAATTTTCTCGAACCAATAAAGACGGCACCATTGACGGCATGCACAATCCAGACGATCAATTGCGCCGCCACGAAAAGTGGCTGGAACAATTTTTACGCAAGCAACGCATCCAGCTGCCTGTTGTCGGCGCCATCATTTTTACGTACCCATCGTCTGTGATTCAATCTCGCGCAGGCAGTCGCATCATGATTCAGTCTTCTGGACTGCCACATCTCATGGAACAATTAGCGATTCGCTACCCACGCGATATATTGTCCAAGAAAAAAACTGAGACACTTGCACAAAACATACTGACGCTTCACTCAATAAAACCATTTATCTCACTCGGACTGACAGATTCGTTTTCGCCTGGCGTATTGTGTCCCAACTGTCCACGTTGCGTATTGCATTATCGTGGTGGAAAGTGGCGTTGTCAGGATTGTCAGCATTTTGATCTTATCGCGCATCTGGATGCGCTCAGGCAATACCGCAGTTTGGTCAAACCGACGATCAGCAACCGAGAGTTTCGCGATTTTACCGGAATTACGTCGCCATCGATTGCTTCAAAGCTATTAACCAGCACGAAAATGCCGTATCACGGTAGTTTTAAAGATCGGCAGTATGTGATTCCGGAGGTGTTTTAG
- a CDS encoding NADPH-dependent FMN reductase, whose translation MKVLLVDGTIIGSKTGAILEQVQIYINKANPEMELKLLKLADYDHQFVDGRKLEEYNESMQEMVHRFEEADGYIIATPIFQGSIPGVLKNTFDMLHPRAMRYKPVSIVANGGTYQHHLVIENQLKPILDYFRCLVTPNYVYTHTSHFDETNAIISEDVHNRLRELARVFVQYAEMSKHLSKETLDNH comes from the coding sequence ATGAAGGTTTTATTAGTAGACGGAACAATTATCGGCAGCAAAACTGGTGCCATCTTAGAACAAGTTCAAATTTACATCAACAAAGCAAATCCAGAAATGGAATTAAAACTATTGAAGCTGGCCGACTACGATCACCAATTCGTCGATGGTCGAAAGCTTGAAGAATACAATGAAAGTATGCAAGAAATGGTTCATCGCTTTGAAGAGGCAGATGGCTACATTATCGCAACTCCTATTTTCCAAGGATCGATTCCAGGCGTTTTGAAAAATACATTTGACATGTTGCATCCGCGTGCGATGCGTTACAAACCGGTATCTATCGTAGCAAACGGCGGTACGTACCAACATCACTTGGTCATCGAAAATCAGCTCAAGCCAATTCTTGATTATTTCCGTTGCCTGGTGACGCCAAATTATGTATACACACATACTAGCCATTTTGATGAAACCAATGCGATTATTAGCGAAGATGTTCACAACCGCTTGCGTGAATTGGCACGCGTTTTTGTGCAATACGCCGAGATGAGTAAGCATTTGTCGAAAGAAACATTAGATAATCATTAA
- a CDS encoding cation:proton antiporter — protein MLIIFLGVLSQWVAWRLQLPAIVLMSIAGLLVGPVFGVIDPAKSFGELFDPFVSLAVAIILFEGSLNLNFKEIRTFNKPILRIVTIGAFIAWIAGSLAAHYIAGLSLGVAFVIGGLFIVTGPTVILPMLRQAKLKSRPAAILKWEGIIVDPFGALLALFAFQFVLFAIGAETAGAFGLFFLASLFAVALGAGAGALMGMMFEKGQVPEFLKAPMVFGVVLLTFVVSDIVMHETGLLAVTAMGMIMANMNIASINDMRHFKENISVLLISSIFVMLTASLTIEVLVSIFNWQVVAFVLAMLFVVRPLSIWLSTIGTDLTIQEKTLVGWIAPRGIVALTVSGYFAGVLLDAGFQDAELLTALTFALVFSTVIVHGFTIGWVGKKLGLVAAVDPGVIIIGASRFATLLGKVLSDFEKSVLIIDSSWGRLQEARHVGLKTYTGEILSEHTDYEVDLTPYETMLVATETDAYNALVVNNFVPEMGRANLYQTAIQEGDPNDFHSSLSGRTLFGEDWSIYELEMKAAEGYTMRKTQLTEQFTYEDFKVKWADDTIPLFVHFAQGKIEFFAQNNKLEPKAGDTIVSFTAAAPESDRTKERIENKRSKNGTQTKE, from the coding sequence ATGCTCATTATTTTCTTAGGAGTGCTTTCCCAATGGGTTGCTTGGCGTCTTCAGCTTCCTGCGATTGTTTTGATGTCCATTGCTGGACTTCTTGTGGGACCTGTTTTTGGTGTGATTGATCCTGCTAAAAGTTTTGGAGAATTATTTGATCCATTCGTTTCACTAGCAGTTGCCATCATCTTGTTTGAAGGTAGTTTAAATTTAAATTTTAAAGAAATCCGCACTTTCAATAAACCCATCTTACGGATTGTGACAATCGGCGCGTTTATTGCTTGGATTGCTGGGTCGCTTGCAGCACATTATATTGCAGGTCTTTCACTTGGTGTCGCATTTGTCATTGGTGGATTATTTATTGTGACAGGACCGACTGTTATTTTGCCCATGCTTCGACAAGCCAAGTTAAAGTCGCGTCCTGCAGCCATTTTGAAATGGGAGGGCATTATCGTCGATCCTTTTGGTGCATTACTTGCTTTGTTCGCGTTTCAGTTTGTATTGTTTGCTATTGGAGCTGAAACAGCCGGTGCTTTTGGACTGTTTTTCTTAGCTTCTCTATTTGCTGTTGCACTTGGAGCTGGGGCTGGTGCGTTGATGGGAATGATGTTTGAAAAAGGACAAGTTCCTGAATTCTTAAAAGCGCCAATGGTTTTTGGCGTCGTGTTACTGACTTTTGTTGTTTCGGATATTGTTATGCACGAAACAGGGCTGTTAGCAGTGACAGCCATGGGGATGATCATGGCTAATATGAACATTGCTTCAATTAACGATATGCGTCATTTTAAAGAAAATATTTCCGTCTTGCTTATTTCCAGTATTTTCGTCATGTTGACCGCTTCGTTAACGATCGAAGTGTTAGTTAGTATATTCAATTGGCAAGTAGTGGCTTTTGTACTAGCAATGTTGTTTGTCGTTCGCCCACTTTCTATTTGGCTGTCGACGATTGGCACCGACTTGACAATTCAAGAAAAAACGCTGGTTGGTTGGATTGCACCGCGCGGCATTGTGGCGTTAACAGTTTCGGGTTATTTCGCAGGTGTTCTTTTGGACGCTGGATTTCAAGATGCGGAATTGCTAACAGCACTGACCTTCGCTTTAGTGTTTTCTACTGTAATTGTTCACGGTTTTACGATCGGCTGGGTAGGCAAAAAATTAGGACTTGTAGCAGCAGTTGACCCAGGTGTCATCATCATTGGGGCAAGCCGTTTTGCGACACTTCTTGGAAAAGTCTTATCGGATTTTGAAAAAAGCGTGTTGATTATTGATTCTTCGTGGGGGCGCTTGCAAGAAGCACGTCACGTTGGATTAAAAACGTATACAGGAGAAATTTTGTCTGAACACACAGATTACGAAGTAGATTTAACGCCTTATGAAACAATGCTAGTCGCGACAGAAACAGATGCTTATAACGCATTGGTCGTTAATAACTTTGTTCCAGAGATGGGTCGTGCGAATCTTTACCAAACTGCGATTCAAGAAGGAGATCCAAACGACTTTCACTCTTCGCTAAGTGGTCGAACTTTGTTCGGGGAAGATTGGAGCATTTACGAGTTGGAAATGAAAGCAGCAGAAGGCTACACGATGCGTAAAACACAATTGACGGAGCAATTTACGTACGAAGACTTTAAAGTGAAATGGGCAGATGATACGATTCCATTGTTTGTTCATTTCGCACAAGGCAAAATTGAGTTTTTCGCACAAAACAACAAACTCGAGCCAAAAGCGGGCGATACAATTGTAAGCTTTACCGCTGCTGCTCCTGAGTCTGACCGGACAAAAGAACGCATAGAAAACAAACGCTCTAAAAATGGAACTCAGACTAAAGAATGA
- a CDS encoding SE1832 family protein, which translates to MNKRELEYAIAELKMDYVRHQGDIEKLETTGHDGMVEKAELRLEKMELQLAELNKKLADL; encoded by the coding sequence GTGAACAAGCGGGAATTGGAATATGCAATTGCTGAGCTGAAGATGGATTATGTTCGTCATCAAGGCGATATCGAAAAGCTAGAGACGACTGGACACGACGGCATGGTAGAGAAGGCAGAATTACGTTTAGAAAAAATGGAACTACAACTTGCGGAATTAAACAAAAAACTCGCGGATCTGTAA
- a CDS encoding ABC-F family ATP-binding cassette domain-containing protein, with amino-acid sequence MSLLTVENLSHTFGDRTLFNDVSFRLVEGEHVGLVGANGVGKSTMMNILTGKIIHDDGRVEWQPRTHYGYLDQHTQLQPGRSIRETLQDAFLPLYKKEAELNDVAMQMGDADPERLEELLEQMAEAQDALDAGDFYTLDGKVEDIARGLGLDAIGLDRNVEALSGGQRTKLLLAKLLLEKPKVLLLDEPTNYLDEEHIQWLVNYLKNYPHAFLLISHDTEFMSSVTSVIFHLEFSRLTRYTATYEKFIELAELSKQQHLDAYERQEDMIKKTETFIAKNKARASTTGRAKSRQKQLDRMDRIDKPEVAAKPQFAFKETRSPSRYVVEAEALSIGYDKALLPPLTFMIERGEKIALVGMNGVGKSTLLKTMLGKIKPLDGDVLRGEYLTPSYFEQEVKAPTHTPLDEIWSAYPSMDQGQVRGALARTGLKNEHISRPMTQLSGGEQAKVRLCKLMMEESNWLIFDEPTNHLDIDAKAELKRAMQAYKGTIVLVSHEPEFYEGLATKVWDVEEWISAGKPEEV; translated from the coding sequence ATGAGTTTATTAACAGTAGAAAATTTGAGCCACACGTTCGGTGACCGGACCCTATTTAACGATGTATCCTTTCGATTGGTCGAAGGTGAACATGTAGGGTTAGTCGGAGCCAATGGTGTCGGTAAATCGACAATGATGAATATTTTAACAGGAAAAATCATTCATGATGATGGACGCGTTGAATGGCAGCCACGCACGCATTATGGTTACTTAGATCAACATACGCAATTACAACCAGGACGGTCAATTCGCGAAACGCTCCAAGACGCTTTTTTGCCTCTGTATAAGAAAGAAGCAGAACTGAATGACGTTGCGATGCAAATGGGCGATGCAGATCCTGAACGATTAGAAGAATTGCTTGAGCAAATGGCTGAAGCACAAGATGCATTGGATGCTGGTGATTTCTATACACTCGACGGCAAAGTGGAAGACATCGCACGTGGTTTGGGTCTGGATGCAATTGGACTTGATCGCAACGTGGAAGCTCTTTCTGGTGGGCAGCGCACAAAACTGTTGCTTGCCAAACTGCTTCTTGAAAAGCCAAAAGTTTTGCTATTAGATGAGCCGACCAACTATCTCGACGAGGAGCATATTCAATGGCTTGTTAACTATTTAAAAAACTACCCACATGCCTTCCTATTGATTTCACATGATACGGAATTTATGAGCAGTGTTACGAGCGTCATTTTCCACTTGGAATTTTCACGTTTAACTCGCTATACAGCAACTTATGAGAAATTTATTGAACTTGCAGAACTAAGCAAGCAACAGCATTTGGATGCTTATGAAAGACAAGAAGACATGATCAAAAAAACCGAGACCTTTATTGCGAAAAACAAAGCACGTGCTTCTACAACGGGTCGTGCTAAGTCGCGTCAGAAACAACTTGATCGTATGGATCGCATTGATAAGCCTGAAGTTGCAGCAAAACCGCAATTTGCTTTTAAAGAAACACGCAGCCCGAGTCGTTACGTTGTAGAAGCAGAAGCGCTATCGATTGGCTATGACAAAGCACTTCTGCCACCATTGACGTTTATGATCGAACGTGGCGAAAAAATTGCGCTTGTCGGCATGAACGGTGTCGGTAAATCGACGCTACTCAAAACAATGCTCGGCAAAATCAAACCGCTAGATGGCGATGTTCTGCGCGGAGAATATTTGACGCCAAGTTATTTCGAACAGGAAGTCAAAGCGCCAACTCATACGCCGCTGGACGAAATTTGGTCAGCTTACCCAAGTATGGACCAAGGCCAAGTACGTGGCGCACTTGCCCGTACTGGCTTGAAAAATGAGCATATCTCACGTCCAATGACGCAGTTGAGCGGTGGCGAACAAGCTAAAGTTCGTCTTTGCAAACTAATGATGGAAGAAAGCAATTGGCTCATTTTCGATGAGCCTACGAATCACTTGGACATCGATGCAAAAGCTGAATTGAAACGTGCCATGCAAGCCTATAAAGGAACAATCGTACTTGTTAGTCACGAGCCTGAATTTTACGAAGGACTGGCAACAAAAGTCTGGGATGTTGAAGAATGGATTTCTGCGGGTAAACCGGAAGAAGTTTAA
- a CDS encoding phospholipase D family protein, with the protein MKKRKLRQWSKRKRIVMGSMGILAFLYIAVIVWQTFKPLPEGISSAGELHRVDSVEMIYDLSYAQDKEGRKTESELRIFNEIYDMIDQAEEFIVIDLFLFDNYNDEKIDFPAVAETLTDHLLDKKAENPDFPIYFITDPLNSGYGSYESQFLSTLEDEGVEVIITDLDKLRDSTPLYSGLYRVVFQWFDAGGQGWVPNGMSSDAPDLTVSSYLKMMNIKANHRKAVITEKEAIISSANPHNASGLHGNMAFKVSGPVINDVLQAEEAVSRFSDGPDFPRIEATEQQGQYEVQYLTERKVLDAVLSDIEKTAKGDTVQLAMFYISESSVVRALTDAANRGVTVRLILDANANAFGNEKTGLPNRPVVNEMLAESENRIEVRWYNAVVGQFHTKSIMIQKQDETIVMGGSTNYTERAFNDYNLESTLRIEAPNDSELTTEMTQYFDRLWNNEDALYTLDVEEYQDDFNFWQRGIYGFQKLFKLTTY; encoded by the coding sequence ATGAAAAAAAGAAAGTTACGACAATGGAGCAAAAGAAAACGAATTGTGATGGGCAGTATGGGAATTCTTGCATTTCTGTATATTGCAGTCATCGTCTGGCAAACATTCAAGCCTTTGCCTGAAGGAATTTCAAGTGCCGGCGAGCTCCACCGAGTAGATAGTGTGGAAATGATTTATGACTTGTCTTATGCTCAAGACAAAGAAGGAAGAAAAACAGAAAGTGAGCTGCGAATATTCAATGAAATCTATGACATGATTGACCAAGCTGAAGAATTTATCGTCATCGACCTTTTTCTATTTGATAATTATAATGATGAAAAAATAGACTTTCCAGCAGTAGCAGAGACTTTAACTGATCATCTACTGGATAAAAAAGCAGAAAATCCAGACTTTCCAATTTATTTTATAACCGACCCGTTAAATAGTGGATATGGTTCTTATGAGAGCCAGTTTTTAAGCACATTAGAAGATGAGGGAGTCGAAGTAATTATTACTGACCTCGATAAATTGCGTGATTCAACACCGCTTTATTCTGGACTTTATCGTGTGGTTTTCCAGTGGTTTGATGCAGGGGGACAAGGATGGGTGCCGAACGGCATGTCGAGTGATGCACCGGACTTAACTGTATCGTCTTATTTAAAAATGATGAACATTAAGGCAAACCATCGAAAAGCTGTCATTACTGAAAAAGAAGCAATCATCAGCTCCGCAAATCCGCATAATGCCAGCGGTTTACATGGCAATATGGCGTTTAAAGTAAGCGGACCCGTGATCAATGATGTTTTGCAGGCCGAGGAAGCCGTGTCTCGTTTTTCAGACGGACCAGATTTTCCAAGAATCGAAGCAACTGAACAACAAGGTCAGTACGAGGTTCAATACTTAACAGAGCGAAAAGTATTAGATGCAGTACTTTCAGATATTGAAAAAACAGCAAAAGGCGACACCGTTCAACTTGCCATGTTCTATATTTCAGAAAGCAGTGTGGTGCGTGCATTGACAGATGCAGCGAACCGTGGAGTGACTGTTCGTTTAATACTAGATGCCAATGCCAATGCGTTTGGAAATGAAAAAACGGGATTACCAAACCGACCTGTTGTAAACGAAATGCTGGCGGAATCGGAAAATCGTATAGAAGTGCGTTGGTACAATGCAGTTGTTGGTCAGTTCCACACCAAATCTATCATGATTCAAAAACAAGATGAAACCATCGTCATGGGCGGTTCGACAAACTACACGGAACGAGCATTCAATGACTACAACCTTGAAAGCACGTTACGCATCGAAGCGCCGAATGACAGTGAACTAACTACAGAAATGACTCAGTATTTCGATCGGCTATGGAATAACGAGGATGCGCTTTATACACTCGATGTCGAAGAATATCAAGATGATTTCAACTTTTGGCAACGTGGAATTTATGGCTTTCAAAAACTGTTTAAGTTAACGACTTATTGA